A region of Streptomyces deccanensis DNA encodes the following proteins:
- a CDS encoding DUF6281 family protein has product MSGSRVRIALAAALAMAPLTVGCAALDTGGTSSASCVFAVDYGERQYVEAGDVDIVLGAKVGTARDSVCKDQGGGEEDRVPVEDLGVYTAYAVEGVDTDDAIAVREPPGGEVRVLVNAVEDEGVNAAVDRVFGKDQQGGEDDGGSDSGDSGDSDSPATVGKCALVVEYGNEDYIGRGDAKIELGAKAGPARAVPCWDTPGEVDPSADPEVYQAYEIKGLDPADAIAIVFSADEKPFFMVRMGDDLPPEVEALLAAEEG; this is encoded by the coding sequence ATGAGTGGTTCCCGTGTACGGATCGCCCTGGCCGCCGCCCTGGCGATGGCCCCCCTGACCGTCGGGTGCGCGGCCCTGGACACCGGGGGTACGAGTTCCGCCTCGTGCGTGTTCGCCGTGGACTACGGCGAGAGGCAGTACGTCGAGGCGGGCGACGTCGACATCGTCCTCGGCGCGAAGGTGGGCACCGCGCGGGATTCCGTCTGTAAGGACCAGGGCGGCGGTGAGGAGGACCGGGTGCCGGTCGAGGACCTGGGCGTCTACACGGCGTACGCCGTCGAGGGCGTCGACACCGACGACGCGATCGCGGTCCGTGAGCCGCCGGGGGGCGAGGTGCGTGTCCTGGTCAACGCGGTCGAGGACGAGGGGGTGAACGCGGCGGTCGACCGGGTGTTCGGGAAGGACCAGCAGGGTGGCGAGGACGATGGCGGTTCTGACAGCGGTGACAGCGGTGACAGCGACAGCCCGGCGACCGTGGGGAAGTGCGCGCTCGTCGTGGAGTACGGGAACGAGGACTACATCGGCCGGGGCGACGCGAAGATCGAGCTGGGGGCCAAGGCCGGGCCGGCCCGAGCGGTGCCCTGCTGGGACACGCCCGGCGAGGTCGACCCCTCGGCCGACCCGGAGGTGTACCAGGCGTACGAGATCAAGGGGCTGGACCCGGCCGACGCGATAGCGATCGTCTTCTCGGCGGACGAGAAGCCGTTCTTCATGGTCCGCATGGGCGACGACCTTCCGCCCGAGGTCGAGGCCCTGCTCGCGGCCGAGGAGGGGTGA